In one Hyphomicrobium sp. 99 genomic region, the following are encoded:
- a CDS encoding vitamin B12-dependent ribonucleotide reductase: MKITRRFTEAGLSPYASIPFRRATSEIKNPDGSIVFKLDGFDVPEHFSQVAADILAQKYFRKAGVARRLRRCEETQVPSWLWRSAPDEAALAELPENERFGGETDARQVFDRLAGTWTYWGWKGGYFTSEGDAQAFFDELRYMLAMQMAAPNSPQWFNTGLHWAYGIDGPGQGHMYVDYQTGELVNSTSAYEHPQPHACFIQSVADDLVNEGGIMDLWVREARLFKYGSGTGSNFSSLRGANEKLSGGGRSSGLMSFLKIGDRAAGAIKSGGTTRRAAKMVVVDVDHPDIEEYITWKVREEQKVAALVTGSKICQKRLKAVMKACVNCEAEGDACFEPTKNPKLKIAIREAKRDGVPQNYILRVVQFAKQGYKEISFDTYDTDWDSEAYLTVAGQNSNNSVRVTDEFLNAVADDKDWNLRARLNDKVTKTIRAQDLWEQIGFAAWASADPGIQFHTTINDWHTCPQSGPIRASNPCSEYMFLDDTACNLASLNLLRFRREDTSFDIEAYEHGCRLWTIVLEISVLMAQFPSRQIAELSYRYRTLGLGFANIGGLLMSSGIPYDSAEGRAICGAISAIMTGVAYATSAEMSAELGPFPGYGPNAQDMLRVMRNHRRAAHGESEFYEKLATAPVPLDHASLKDERLGEAAKRAWDSALELGQEHGYRNAQATVVAPTGTIGLVMDCDTTGIEPDFALVKFKKLAGGGYFKIINQSVPEALRALGYRPSQIAEMEVYAVGHGSLAQAPAINTQSLKARGFTDEALAKIEKGLGTAFDIKFVFNRWTLGDTFLTETLGVPADKLNDPSFDLFAHLGFTKKDVDAANEHVCGAMTLEGAPHLKPEHLAVFDCANPCGKKGKRYLSVESHIRMMAASQPFISGAISKTINMPNDATVEDCKQSYMLSWKLALKANALYRDGSKLSQPLNSQILGDDVEDAEEAADALMSQPMAARTAAVTEKIVEKIVERIVYVKEEAAAQDRAKLPGRRKGYTQKAAVGGHKVYLRTGEYDDGRLGEIFIDMHKEGAAFRSLMNNFAIAISLGLQYGVPLEEYVEAFTFTRFEPAGLVQGNETIKNATSILDYIFRELAVSYLGRHDLAHVDPREIVGETGLGSSDDTTDEQLALDLPEAVLKNVSKGLVRGNPIVRLASSTTTSGQKASSLGAAAVQSTGSYDVSSRYVEQTLTHGANALASVTETVHAVASSSPMLTKSEIFKQRVSEAKLRGYEGVSCSECHNFTMVRNGTCLKCDTCGSTSGCS; this comes from the coding sequence ATGAAGATTACACGGCGTTTCACTGAAGCCGGACTTTCGCCTTATGCCTCGATCCCGTTCCGGCGTGCGACGTCCGAAATCAAGAATCCCGATGGTTCTATCGTTTTCAAGCTCGATGGCTTCGACGTTCCCGAGCACTTCAGTCAGGTCGCAGCAGACATTCTGGCGCAGAAGTACTTCCGCAAGGCGGGCGTCGCGCGCCGCCTCCGCCGTTGCGAAGAAACGCAGGTTCCCTCGTGGCTCTGGCGCTCGGCGCCCGACGAAGCCGCACTTGCTGAACTCCCCGAGAATGAGCGCTTCGGCGGCGAGACGGACGCGCGGCAGGTCTTCGACCGCCTCGCCGGCACGTGGACCTATTGGGGTTGGAAGGGCGGCTACTTCACGTCCGAAGGCGATGCGCAGGCCTTCTTCGACGAGCTTCGCTACATGCTCGCGATGCAGATGGCGGCTCCGAACTCGCCGCAGTGGTTCAACACCGGCCTGCACTGGGCCTATGGCATCGACGGCCCGGGCCAGGGCCATATGTACGTCGATTATCAGACGGGCGAGCTCGTCAACTCGACGTCCGCTTACGAGCACCCGCAGCCGCATGCGTGCTTCATCCAGTCGGTTGCCGACGACCTCGTCAACGAGGGCGGCATCATGGATCTCTGGGTCCGCGAAGCGCGTCTCTTCAAATACGGTTCCGGCACGGGCTCGAACTTCTCCTCGCTCCGTGGCGCCAATGAAAAGCTATCGGGCGGCGGACGCTCGTCGGGCCTGATGAGCTTCCTGAAGATCGGCGACCGTGCGGCGGGCGCCATCAAGTCGGGCGGCACGACGCGTCGCGCGGCCAAGATGGTCGTTGTCGATGTCGATCATCCCGATATCGAGGAATACATCACCTGGAAGGTGCGCGAGGAGCAGAAGGTTGCAGCCCTCGTCACCGGTTCCAAGATCTGTCAGAAGCGGCTCAAGGCCGTCATGAAGGCTTGCGTCAATTGCGAAGCCGAGGGTGACGCCTGCTTCGAGCCGACGAAAAATCCGAAGCTCAAGATCGCGATCCGCGAAGCCAAGCGCGACGGCGTTCCGCAGAACTACATTCTCCGCGTCGTTCAGTTCGCCAAGCAGGGCTACAAGGAAATCTCGTTCGACACCTACGATACGGATTGGGACAGCGAAGCCTATCTGACGGTCGCCGGCCAGAACTCGAACAACTCGGTTCGCGTCACCGATGAATTCCTGAATGCTGTCGCCGACGACAAGGACTGGAATCTCCGCGCCCGTCTCAACGACAAAGTCACGAAGACGATCCGCGCTCAGGATCTCTGGGAGCAGATCGGTTTTGCGGCGTGGGCTTCGGCCGATCCCGGCATCCAGTTCCACACGACGATCAACGACTGGCACACGTGCCCGCAGTCGGGACCGATCCGCGCCTCGAATCCGTGCTCGGAATACATGTTCCTCGACGATACGGCGTGCAATCTCGCGTCGCTCAATCTCTTGCGCTTCCGTCGCGAAGATACGTCGTTCGACATCGAAGCCTACGAGCACGGCTGCCGCCTCTGGACGATCGTGCTCGAGATCTCGGTTCTGATGGCGCAGTTCCCGTCGCGTCAGATTGCCGAGCTTTCCTACCGTTACCGCACGCTCGGCCTTGGCTTTGCGAACATCGGCGGCTTGCTGATGTCGTCGGGCATTCCCTACGACTCGGCTGAGGGACGTGCGATCTGCGGCGCGATTTCCGCGATCATGACCGGCGTCGCCTATGCGACGAGTGCGGAAATGTCGGCGGAACTCGGGCCGTTCCCGGGATACGGGCCGAACGCGCAGGACATGCTGCGCGTGATGCGCAACCATCGCCGCGCCGCTCACGGTGAATCGGAGTTCTACGAGAAGCTCGCAACGGCGCCCGTTCCGCTCGACCATGCGTCGTTGAAGGACGAACGCCTTGGCGAGGCTGCAAAGCGCGCCTGGGATAGCGCACTCGAACTCGGCCAGGAGCACGGTTATCGCAACGCGCAGGCAACCGTTGTCGCACCCACCGGCACGATCGGCCTCGTGATGGACTGCGATACGACCGGCATCGAACCCGACTTCGCGCTCGTCAAGTTCAAGAAGCTCGCAGGCGGCGGCTACTTCAAGATCATCAACCAGTCGGTTCCGGAAGCGTTGCGCGCACTCGGCTATCGTCCAAGCCAGATCGCGGAGATGGAAGTCTACGCCGTCGGCCACGGGTCGCTCGCTCAAGCGCCTGCGATCAACACGCAGTCGCTCAAAGCCCGCGGCTTCACGGATGAAGCGCTCGCCAAGATCGAAAAGGGTCTCGGCACTGCGTTCGACATCAAGTTCGTGTTCAACCGCTGGACGCTCGGCGATACCTTCCTGACCGAGACGCTCGGCGTTCCGGCCGACAAGCTCAACGATCCGTCGTTCGATCTCTTCGCGCACCTCGGCTTCACGAAGAAGGACGTGGACGCTGCGAACGAGCACGTCTGCGGAGCGATGACGCTCGAAGGCGCACCGCACCTGAAGCCCGAACATCTGGCGGTCTTCGATTGCGCCAATCCGTGCGGCAAGAAAGGCAAGCGTTACCTGTCCGTCGAGAGCCACATCCGCATGATGGCGGCGTCACAGCCGTTCATCTCGGGCGCGATCTCGAAGACGATCAACATGCCGAACGACGCGACGGTTGAGGATTGCAAGCAGTCCTACATGCTGTCGTGGAAGCTGGCGCTCAAGGCCAACGCGCTCTACCGCGACGGCTCGAAGCTCTCGCAACCGTTGAACAGCCAGATCCTCGGCGATGACGTCGAGGATGCCGAGGAAGCCGCGGACGCGCTGATGTCTCAACCGATGGCAGCGCGCACGGCAGCGGTTACGGAAAAGATCGTCGAGAAAATCGTCGAACGCATCGTTTACGTGAAAGAGGAAGCAGCAGCGCAGGATCGCGCCAAGCTTCCGGGCCGGCGCAAGGGTTACACGCAGAAGGCAGCCGTCGGCGGCCACAAGGTGTACCTCAGAACCGGCGAATACGACGACGGGCGTCTCGGCGAGATCTTCATCGACATGCACAAGGAAGGCGCCGCCTTCCGCTCGTTGATGAACAACTTCGCCATCGCCATCTCGCTCGGTCTGCAGTACGGCGTGCCGCTCGAAGAGTACGTGGAAGCCTTCACCTTCACGCGCTTCGAACCGGCCGGCCTCGTGCAGGGCAACGAGACGATCAAGAATGCGACGTCCATCCTCGACTACATCTTCCGCGAACTCGCTGTGTCGTACCTCGGCCGTCATGATCTTGCGCACGTTGATCCGCGCGAGATCGTCGGCGAGACGGGTCTCGGCTCGAGCGATGACACGACGGACGAGCAACTGGCGCTCGATCTGCCGGAAGCCGTTCTGAAGAACGTGTCGAAGGGTCTTGTTCGCGGCAATCCGATCGTCCGGCTTGCCAGCAGCACGACGACAAGCGGACAGAAAGCTTCATCGCTTGGCGCCGCCGCCGTTCAGAGCACGGGAAGCTACGACGTCAGTTCGCGGTATGTGGAGCAGACGCTGACGCACGGCGCCAACGCTCTCGCTTCAGTGACCGAAACTGTTCACGCGGTTGCTTCTTCATCGCCGATGCTGACGAAATCGGAGATCTTCAAGCAGCGCGTCTCGGAAGCGAAATTGCGCGGTTACGAAGGCGTCTCGTGCAGCGAGTGCCACAACTTCACGATGGTGCGTAACGGCACCTGCCTGAAGTGCGACACGTGCGGAAGCACGAGTGGGTGTTCTTGA
- the hemB gene encoding porphobilinogen synthase, whose protein sequence is MSSRTRPLARSADNGSAGNPEFLSGGFPAIRMRRNRKTPWSRRLVAEHELSVSDLIWPMFVIDGTAQRTPVASMPGVERLSVDLIVDAAKHAVDLGIPAIALFPFTDPKKRSEDALEAFNPDNLVCRATRAIKAANLDLGVILDVALDPYTSHGHDGLLIGEEIANDETNVALVKQALVQAEAGADVLAPSDMMDGRIGIIRSALESAGHKNTQIMSYAAKYASAFYGPFREAVGSSGLLKGDKRTYQMNPANSEEALREVAIDLEEGADMVMVKPGMPYLDIVRRVSDTFGVPTFAYQVSGEYAMLAAAFDKGWLDPDKTMLESLLAFKRAGASGVLTYFAPKAARLLAD, encoded by the coding sequence ATGTCCTCTCGCACGCGCCCCCTCGCCCGCAGCGCCGATAACGGCAGCGCCGGCAATCCCGAATTTCTTTCGGGCGGATTTCCCGCAATTCGCATGCGCCGCAACCGCAAGACACCCTGGTCGCGCCGGCTCGTCGCCGAGCATGAGCTGTCGGTCAGCGATTTGATCTGGCCGATGTTCGTCATCGATGGCACAGCCCAGCGCACACCCGTCGCGTCCATGCCGGGCGTCGAGCGCTTGAGCGTCGACCTCATCGTCGACGCCGCGAAGCACGCCGTCGATCTCGGCATTCCTGCGATCGCGCTCTTTCCGTTCACCGATCCGAAGAAGCGTAGCGAGGATGCGCTCGAGGCGTTCAATCCGGACAATCTCGTTTGCCGGGCAACGCGCGCGATCAAAGCAGCGAACCTCGATCTGGGCGTCATCCTCGACGTCGCGCTCGATCCCTATACCAGCCACGGACATGACGGCTTGCTGATCGGCGAGGAGATCGCGAACGACGAAACGAACGTGGCGCTCGTCAAGCAGGCGCTGGTGCAGGCGGAAGCGGGCGCGGACGTTCTCGCGCCGTCCGACATGATGGACGGGCGCATCGGCATCATTCGCAGCGCGCTTGAGTCTGCGGGTCACAAGAACACACAGATCATGTCCTACGCGGCCAAGTACGCGAGCGCGTTCTACGGCCCATTCCGCGAAGCCGTTGGCTCGTCAGGTCTATTGAAGGGCGACAAGCGCACCTATCAGATGAATCCGGCGAACAGCGAGGAAGCGCTGCGCGAAGTCGCCATCGATCTCGAAGAAGGCGCGGACATGGTGATGGTGAAACCCGGCATGCCGTATCTCGACATCGTGCGCCGCGTATCAGACACCTTCGGCGTGCCGACCTTCGCCTATCAGGTGTCCGGCGAGTACGCGATGCTCGCGGCGGCATTTGACAAGGGCTGGCTCGATCCGGACAAGACGATGCTCGAGAGCCTGCTTGCGTTCAAGCGCGCAGGGGCTTCGGGCGTTCTCACCTATTTCGCACCGAAGGCTGCGCGGCTGCTCGCCGACTAG
- a CDS encoding DUF2155 domain-containing protein — MSLPLVLAAVMAAVVTPARADRIENQVAVFSALDKVTAHISKFEVTIGQTATFGALKVTPHACYSRPPTEEPKTTTFVEIDETQLDGSEKRIFTGWMFAESPGIYGLEHPTYDVWLTECNKPIRTIAEQAPGATPGAVTEAPPDAPGQAAPESGYQDNGDAASDQDFRRRVRR, encoded by the coding sequence ATGTCGCTGCCGCTTGTGCTCGCCGCCGTCATGGCCGCCGTGGTGACGCCCGCTCGTGCCGATCGTATCGAAAATCAGGTCGCGGTTTTTTCCGCGCTCGATAAGGTTACGGCGCACATCTCGAAATTCGAGGTGACGATCGGACAAACGGCGACTTTTGGTGCTTTGAAGGTCACGCCGCACGCCTGCTATTCGCGGCCGCCAACGGAAGAGCCCAAAACGACGACATTCGTCGAGATCGACGAAACGCAGCTCGACGGTTCGGAAAAACGAATTTTCACCGGATGGATGTTCGCCGAGAGCCCCGGCATCTACGGCCTGGAACATCCGACGTATGACGTCTGGCTGACGGAATGCAACAAGCCGATTAGAACCATCGCCGAGCAGGCGCCGGGCGCCACTCCGGGAGCCGTCACCGAGGCGCCGCCGGACGCCCCGGGTCAAGCAGCGCCGGAAAGTGGCTATCAGGACAACGGCGACGCTGCATCCGACCAGGATTTCCGCCGCCGCGTTCGCCGCTAG
- a CDS encoding NADH:ubiquinone oxidoreductase subunit NDUFA12, protein MSLLSEIFSWWGGNTWGTRLFTWRKGKLVGQDEFGNRYFVQKSGVGPLGVPARWVIYPKLSEASQVPPDWHGWLHYTVDTPPTEERYHPRHWQKPHQMNLTGTPQAYRPKGSILGKGERAKSTSDYKAWKPH, encoded by the coding sequence ATGAGCTTACTCAGCGAGATCTTCAGCTGGTGGGGCGGCAACACCTGGGGCACGAGATTATTCACGTGGCGTAAGGGCAAGCTCGTCGGCCAAGACGAGTTCGGAAATCGCTATTTCGTGCAGAAGAGCGGCGTCGGCCCGCTTGGCGTGCCGGCCAGATGGGTCATTTATCCGAAGCTCTCGGAGGCTAGCCAGGTGCCGCCGGATTGGCACGGCTGGCTCCATTACACGGTCGATACACCGCCGACTGAGGAGCGTTATCATCCCCGCCACTGGCAGAAGCCGCATCAGATGAACCTGACCGGCACGCCGCAGGCATATCGCCCGAAAGGCTCGATCCTGGGCAAAGGCGAGCGCGCCAAGTCGACGAGCGATTATAAGGCCTGGAAGCCGCACTAA